From the genome of Streptococcus oralis:
TTGATAAGTGCTTTGCGGATGAGATTCATGGTCTATATCGTTTGGTACGATTGTTTGACCATTCCTTGTTCGAAGAAGTCAGCATGCCGTCTCATAAGACTTTTTTGAAGGACTTTGAAGAATGGCAAGTCCGAAATCAGTTTCCAAAAGGTCAACAGTTCTATACCTATCCTCAAGATATGGCTGATGCAAACAGAATGTTAACAAAAGGTCTTCCAAGGATTTACTTAGAAAAATCTGGAAGAGACTTGGTGATAGACGTTGACCAATTTGCAGTAGATTTGTCTCGGTTAATTTAAAAGAGTAGGAAAAGACTTACTAGTCAAATCTTTTCCCAAGCAACATCAAATAAATACTGTAAATCCTGCAAAAAAAGGAAACTTCCACCTACAATCTGATATAATAGTAGGGAGAACTCGATTGAAGGAGGAAATTATGTCGGTTTTAGTAAGAGATGTCATTGAAAAACTCAGACTAGATATTGTCTATGGTGAAGGCGAATTACTTGAAAAAGAAATCAATACTGCGGACATTATGAGACCTGGTCTTGAAATGACGGGCTATTTTGATTACTATACACCAGAACGGATTCAGCTGTTAGGGATGAAGGAGTGGTCCTATTTAGTTGCCATGCCTGCCCAGAACCGTTATCAAGTTTTGAAGAAGATGTTTCTACCTGAAACACCTGCGGTTATCGTGGCTCGTGGTCTGGTAGTACCAGAGGAAATGTTGAGGGCTGCTAGAGAATGCAAGATTGCGATTTTAACCAGTCGAACAGCAACCAGTCGTTTATCTGGAGAACTTTCTAGCTACCTTGATTCCCGTTTGGCTAAACGTACTAGCGTGCATGGTGTCTTGATGGATATCTATGGCATGGGGGTCTTGATCCAAGGGGATAGTGGTATCGGTAAGAGCGAGACAGGTCTTGAGCTTGTGAAACGTGGACACCGTCTAGTAGCAGACGATCGTGTAGATATTTATTCTAAGGATGAGATGACTCTTTGGGGCGAACCTGCTGAAATCTTGAAGCATTTACTTGAGATTCGTGGAGTTGGGATTATCGATATCATGAGTCTTTATGGTGCGAGTGCTGTAAAAGATTCTTCACAAGTTCAGCTAGCAGTTTATTTGGAAAATTATGATACGCATAAGACCTTTGACCGTCTAGGAAACAATGCCGAAGAACTCGAAGTTTCTGGTGTAACGATTCCGCGTATCCGCATCCCAGTAAAAACAGGACGCAATATCTCCGTTGTTATTGAGGCAGCTGCCATGAACTATCGTGCTAAAGAAATGGGCTTTGATGCGACGCGTTTATTTGAAGAACGCTTGACAAATCTAATCGCTCAAAATGAGGTGAAACATGATTAATCCAGTCGCATTTGAAATTGGCCCCTTTGCTATTCGTTGGTATGCTTTGTGTATT
Proteins encoded in this window:
- the hprK gene encoding HPr(Ser) kinase/phosphatase → MSVLVRDVIEKLRLDIVYGEGELLEKEINTADIMRPGLEMTGYFDYYTPERIQLLGMKEWSYLVAMPAQNRYQVLKKMFLPETPAVIVARGLVVPEEMLRAARECKIAILTSRTATSRLSGELSSYLDSRLAKRTSVHGVLMDIYGMGVLIQGDSGIGKSETGLELVKRGHRLVADDRVDIYSKDEMTLWGEPAEILKHLLEIRGVGIIDIMSLYGASAVKDSSQVQLAVYLENYDTHKTFDRLGNNAEELEVSGVTIPRIRIPVKTGRNISVVIEAAAMNYRAKEMGFDATRLFEERLTNLIAQNEVKHD